In the genome of Pangasianodon hypophthalmus isolate fPanHyp1 chromosome 24, fPanHyp1.pri, whole genome shotgun sequence, the window tctctctcacactcctccactccgtccctctctcacactcctccactccgtccctctctcacactcctccactccgtccctctctcacactcttccactccgtctctctctcacactcttccactccatctctctctcacactcttccACTCcgtccctctctcacactcctccactccgtccctctctcacactcctccactccgtctctctctcacactcctccactccatctctctctcacactcctccactccatctctctctcacactcctccactccatctctctctcacactcctccactccatccctctctcacactcctccactccatctctctctcacactcctccactccatctctctctcacactcttgactttttatttatctttcagagaggagaaagaggcagagaacAGAGGATGCTGAGAACAGAAGGAGggtacgacacacacacacacacacacacacacacacacactctcacacacacgcacacactcacacgctcatgcacacacacacacgcacacactctcacacacacactcacacacacactcacatggaACATGTGGACATgggtgtgtattatatatatgtatacactctatatataatgtgtgtgtgtgtgtgttaggagtggAGGGAGAAGTATGTGTCCAGGAGCCGGAGCTCCTACTCAGAGATCAGAGAGAGTGGCAGTCCCAGCAGACGAggtcagtacacacacacacacacacacacacacacacacacacacacacacacacactgaaatgtctctggtgccctctagtggctgcaGTACAGCTATTAACCCCACCACATCCTAGTGTGGTTCTCTTGGCACCAAAAAACAGGGGATTACccataacgtgtgtgtgtgtgtgtctgtgtgtgtgtgtgcgtgtgtgtgtgtgtcgtaggTCAGTGTGATCGGACTGAGCTCCTGCAGGATGTTGAGCCGCTGGATTTTAACGGAGATGATACACAGGAAGTGGAGAACAGGAGGTGTGtttcagccacacacacacacacacacacagtattatgGATAAACCACACTGGTATGAAAAGAAGGGtttcttaagggttctttggatttATTTGGATGGTTCTGAAGATGGCTCCAGACCCACAAAcccatttcctgtttcctgcaCTCCCCCTACAGCATGCGGTAATGTTAACCAAAGCAGCACCTGCAGCTAAACCTGCAACGGGCTAGCgctagtgtaacacacacacacacacacacacacacacacacacacactgcagtaaatcATGCATCCCTGTGCCACACGGACAAACAGAGACAAGCGAATTAACGGCATCAGACACAATAAAGTgtggaaataaaacaacacGACACTGcgtccatcagtgcatcagtgcatcagtccatcagtgcatcagtgcatcagtgcatcagtgcatcagtccatcagtgcatcagtccatcagtccatcagtccatcagtgcatcagtgcatcagtccatcagtgcatcagtgcatcagtgcatcagtccatcagtccatcagtccatcagtgcatcagtgcatcagtccatcagtgcatcagtccatcagtgcatcagtccatcagtgcatcagtccatcagtccatcagtccatcagtgcatcagtgcatcagtccatcagtccatcagtccatcagtgcatcagtccatcagtccatcagtgcatcagtccatcagtccatcagtccatcagtgcatcagtccatcagtccatcagtgcatcagtccatcagtccatcagtgcatcagtccatcagtgcatcagtccatcagtgcatcagtgcatcagtccatcagtgcatcagtgcatcagtccatcagtccatcagtccatcagtgcatcagtccatcagtccatcagtgcatcagtccatcagtccatcagtgcatcagtccatcagtccatcagtccatcagtgcatcagtccatcagtgcatcagtccatcagtccatcagtgcatcagtccatcagtgcatcagtgcatcagtccatcagtccatcagtccatcagtgcatcagtccatcagtgcatcagtccatcagtccatcagtccatcagtgcatcagtccatcagtgcatcagtccatcagtgcatcagtccatcagtccatcagtgcatcagtccatcagtgcatcagtccatcagtccatcagtgcatcagtccatcagtgcatcagtccatcagtccatcagtccatcagtgcatcagtccatcagtccatcagtccatcagtgcatcagtccatcagtccatcagtccatcagtgcatcagtgcatcagtccatcagtgcatcagtccatcagtccatcagtgcatcagtccatcagtccatcagtccatcagtgcatcagtgcatcagtccatcagtgcatcagtccatcagtccatcagtccatcagtccatcagtgcatcagtgcatcagtccatcagtccatcagtccatcagtgcatcagtccatcagtccatcagtccatcagtgcatcagtgcatcagtccatcagtccatcagtgcatcagtccatcagtccatcagtccatcagtgcatcagtgcatcagtccatcagtccatcagtgcatcagtccatcagtccatcagtgcatcagtccatcagtccatcagtccatcagtgcatcagtccatcagtccatcagtgcatcagtccatcagtccatcagtccatcagtgcatcagtgcatcagtccatcagtccatcagtgcatcagtgcatcagtccatcagtccagtccatcagtgcatcagtccatcagtgcatcagtccatcagtccatcagtgcatcagtccatcagtgcatcagtgcatcagtccatcagtgcatcagtccatcagtgcatcagtccatcagtccatcagtccatcagtccatcagtgcatcagtccatcagtgcatcagtccatcagtccatcagtccatcagtgcatcagtgcatcagtccatcagtgcatcagtccatcagtgcatcagtccatcagtgcatcagtgcatcagtgcatcagtccatcagtccatcagtccatcagtgcatcagtccatcagtgcatcagtccatcagtgcatcagtccatcagtgcatcagtgcatcagtccatcagtccatcagtccatcagtccatcagtgcatcagtccatcagtgcatcagtccatcagtgcatcagtccatcagtgcatcagtccatcagtgcatcagtgcatcagtccatcagtgcatcagtccatcagtgcatcagtccatcagtgcatcagtgcatcagtccatcagtccatcagtccatcagtgcatcagtccatcagtgcatcagtccatcagtgcatcagtccatcagtgctGAAGTCGTATCGAGCGAATAGAATCTTCACGTTTTAATCGGCGGGGATTTGTTTCATATCGTCTGCTTCACATCAGCCATTTTCACATCAGCCTCATGCAGAACTCACTATgttaacatctctctctctctccctctctccctgtctctctctctccctctccctctctctctgtctctctctctccctctctctctgtctctctctctccctctccctctctctctgtctctctctctccctccctctctccctctctctctctctctccctctccctctctctctgtctctctctctccctctctctctgtctctctctctgtctctctctctccctccctctctctctctctctctctccctctccctctctctctctccctgtctctccctctctctctgtctctctctccctctctccctctctctgtaggTACGGTTATCTCTCCACCTCAGTGTCTCGCACTCGTATCTTTGACGATGTGTGAGAAGAAGCGAGGGATCATGGACAAGAGAGACGCCGATATTGCACTACTTCACTTTCTgaagagacagtgtgtgtgtgtgtgtgtgtgtgtgtcacacagtGTTAGTAACCATAGCGACTGTAGTTAATACAGAAGTATAAATGAGTAgttattacagcacagtgagaaTGTTAAATAATTAGCAGGCGTGTGAGTGTGATCTTATTTCTGTTTACATCCCAAAGCTATCAGTGACCAGGTGTGCTAATGAGCTAACTAAGCTAGCAGAATGCCAACAGAGTGCTAGCAGAATGCTCACAGAGTGCTAGCAGAATGCTAACAGAGTGCTAGCAGAATGCTAACAGAGTGCTAGCAGAGTGCTAACAGAATGCTAACAGTGCTAGCAGAGTGCTAACAGAATGCTAACAGTGCTAGCAGAGTGCTGAGCGCTCAGGTACCTGCTGCGTAAAAAACGTTTACACACGTGATGAATATTTACAGCAAACGTGAAGTGACGTTTTTGTCGTTTACACACTACCACCTTAAACCCAGGACAATTAAATAGTgcatagtcacacacacacacactcacacacacacactaactacacacacacaccgacacacacacacacacacactctcactcacacacacacacactctcacacacacacacacacactctcacacactctcacacacacaccgacacacactctcacacacactctcacacacactctcacacacactctcacgcacacacacacacacaccgacacacactctcacacacacacacactcacacacacacactaactacacacacacaccgacacacactcacacactcacacagacacacactcacacacacacacactcacacagacacacacactcacacacacacacacactcacacacactctcacacagttccagttttttcctccattctggTTGTTGGTTTCTAACAGGGAAAGATGTTCTTGTCCCTTCACTCGTCTTGTAAACATGTTGTTCTCACTGGGTTCTTCTTCCTCTAACTGAAATATCTGAGACATTCTGTTGTCTGCACTTTTGGAATACctcaaataaacactttcagatgctgtgtgttttaatcCTTTGTGTTTAATTACCACACACACGACTCAAATCATGACGTCACGCAGTGCaggcttttctttttaaagccgTGTTATGAATTTAACTTTATAATTTCACATCTGAGCTTGTGTCAGTTTCCGCTGAACTTCCCGCGCATGACCTTTTATTCCACATGACCCAGTATTTCGTGTTATACGGTACCGATGACGCAACAGTCTGAGGCACTTTGGGGAAATCGAAACTTACCgagagccaatcagatgagAGTATTTTGGCGCGCTCCCAGGAGGCGGTGTGCGCGCGAGCTGCGTTTCTCCACAGTACGCTGAGGTAAAGTCTGATCTGAGGTGAGAAAAACCATCACTTTATTACATTAACATGATCCACATCACTGTACAGCGCGGGATAATCACTGAATAATAACTTTCAGCAGGTCGAGTCTTGTTCAGAAACTGGATTTTATAACTGGTTAGCTTCATTAGCACAGCTCGAGATCAGACGCGTGTTAGATTAGACACTGGAGAGCGCAGTCTGATGTGTGAAAAGTGAACAGCTCCATAATGATCTGATTTTCATCCTGAaaggatttaaagaaaaaacactagCTGATGATTTTAACTCATTAAACCTGCTGAAGCGGAGAAAATACTCAGccctcctctcacacacacacactcacacacacacacacacacacacacacacagggtttggAGTTAGACTTCAAATGTTAGGAAtcatcatttataaaatatgcagaaatCTGAATTTATTGTTTTGAAATAGTTTTGGGTTATTTTAGCCTGCATGTTGCTCGTGTTGTTAGATATTCAGGAGAAATGGattatatgtgtattttatttttaaatgttcagCTGCACATCCAAAAGTGGGACATTTTTCCAGTTTCAGGTTTTAGATTGCTCTTTTgtaaaccaaaaaaattcaatttaactTCAAGATACAGTTTCAGATAATACGATGACACAGTTTCCTAATAGCCATCTGGTTCAGGTTTTTTGCATTTAATGGCAAGTTTCTTAACTGATTTCGTGATGTCTAACTCCACGTCTCTGATCAGAGACACTCTGCTGTAAGATCAGATGCAGATCTGAATCCGAGGCTGTAATCAGACTACGCGGATCAGAAtttgtgtggggtttttttcgtCACATTCTCCTGCACTTGCCCACGGCACTGTGAACGTTCTCCTCGTCTCTGCAGAAACAGGAACGCTCTGCTGCAGGGGTTTCGGCTTCTCGCTCTCTTCATGAGCAGCTGATGAGAGATCGCGAAACATGGGAACTGAGCAGTAAAGCGTGTAACGTgtgtttatgattatgattagtGTGTAATCATACTGCCTGCGTCCTCATGTGACAGGTCATTTATTACATAGCATGGCCTGAGGAACCGTTTACAGCATCGTACCTAATCTGCAGGTAGAAAATGGAAGGTCAGCTGTCACTTTGCTGAAAAGTTTAATCTAATCTTTGGCTTTTTTTCCAGTCGAGAATGTCTAACCGTTATAAagaggagggagagaagagTGGACCGGACACGGACACCACTAAGATAGTGAGTCACACAAACTATTCATCATTACTGAGTGAAAATGTGTTGAGTAGAATATTGTATCAGTAATACACACGTTTCACAGATCTCAGATTGTTGATTTTCACGTGTTGACAGAAAACAGAACATCATGGACACACCTTGAGATTCCGTTACCAATTCAGGAAATATGAACTGACCTGTAATGCGCCTGTGACCGTCCAGGACAGACTCCAAACAGACTTCTATTTTAAAGCCATCTGTAAGAAAAACCAGAAGGGAGGACAGAAGGAGTTGGTCATCCAGAGAGAACAGCTGCCCAGAGCTGCTGTGACGCCACATTTCCCCTGCTGTCTGCTCAGCGACAACGAACTTCTGGACATCAAGTTCATCATTTCAGACGGAAACAGCGGTAGAGTGAAGACGCAGAATCACAGCGTTCTCTCGACTGAAAATTTTGTCAGTTTCTACATCAAGACAAAGGGTGAGAAAAATATCCGTATGCTGATGAAAAACAAGGAGCTGAAAACAATCGTGgattacgtgtgtgtgtacgcagtGAAGGGGGAAGCAGTGAGAGCGGCACTGAAGCGCGATGGGCGATTCAACACTGTGCTTTTTAAGAAAGGCGCTCTCAAAGAGGAGAAAACCGAGAGCATAATGCATCTGTCAAATCTCGTTGATCATCTGGATGGAAAGCAGTTTCAGGTCATTGTGTCTCCTCATCCGAGCGGCAGCCAGGAGCCGAGCCAGGAGTCGAGTCAGGAGATGAGTCACGAGTCAGGAGAAACAGTGAAAGATGAAAAAAGTGAAGTTTCTGAGCctcctcaggaaaaaaaaaacaacaaagactCCACCAGCGCTcaagagaaggagacagagacaccagagaaagaaaagaagtctAGAAAATACCCAGACTTAAAAGAGATCCCAAACACACAGGAGATCCTGAGCCTTCTGCGAGCTCAGCATGGAGAGCTGTTGAAGACGCTGAAAGAACGAGAGAATCTGAAGAATAATGTTGAAGTGAAGAGGTTCTTCAGAAAGGAGTATGATAAAAGTGCTCAGAGCTTTTCGGAGGTGAAGAGAGTGAAACAGTTGATGGAGTTGTCCGACTCCGTCTGCCAGATCCGCAATAATGGTTTTGGAAGTGGAACTGGATTTCTGCTCTTTGACAGATATGTCCTCACCAACGCACATGTTGTTGGAGGCTTAGTCCCTTGTACACCACCACTGAAACACAGTCTAACAGCTGTGTTCGACTTTGAAGGTTTGCAGTCTGAAGTAAAAGTCATACCAGTGAAGGAGAACgttgttgcttttttaaatggGAAAGATGACATGGGGAATTATCTGGATTTTGCTTTGCTGGAACTGAGCACTGATGGAAAATCTGATCTTCCTGAACTGGTGAGGCGCTATAGCCCTCCACGCGACAGAGGTGGTGTCTGCATAATTGGACATCCAGAGGGTGGAGTCAAACGAATGGACCCCTGTTTTATTATCGCAAAAGACGATATTAAACAAGAAGCAAAGAGATACTCTGAAAAGAACCAAAACCTTAATGTCTTTCGTGTCATAACAGAGCAGTGCTTGGTTGAGGACAAGGAAAAACGTAAATCCCAGATCATGTACCATTCCTGTTTCTTCCACGGATCATCCGGCTCACCGGTGTTTGACGAGTACTGCAACCTGATTGGTGTTCACACCGGTGGATATTTTTATGAAGGACAAAGAGGAGAAACGAGGAGTGTGATGGAGTACGGCCTGCCGATGTTCCCCATTCTGGTGCAGATCTTCATTCAGtgcagcaagaaagaaagagctgaTGTACTTCAGTACTTTGAGTCCCAAAACAACATGGAAGACATTCTTCAAGTGGCAAAGGAACAGCTACAGAGAAGTTCTCAGCCCATGGACATTCCATAATGATAATGACATCATTAATCACACCAATGACATCATTAATCACACCAATGTCATCATGTTACAGAGCTTCCTTCTTCAGCACCTGAAAGAAAAGTTCCTGAATCGTATCATCATGTAAAGTTTATAGCTTTTTTTATAAAGTCACACCTGCGTCTAAAAACCGTTCAGAAACACCTCAGATGTGGGCGTGGCCAGGGATTAACCTCAGGAGGGATGAGGAAATGCTGAaaatggtggtgatgatgacaCTGATGTGTTATTTAATCAGTCTACCGTCTAATCAATCTACTGTCTAATCAATCTACCGTCTAATCACTCTcaccatattaataatgttgccatAAAATGCCTTTAtaacagttccactgaaaatgattgaaATAATGTTATTAACAGAAGAACATGATAAATTTAGTAAAATCTGATCTCCTCGTGTAATACAGTCTCGATACGCAATAGTCTGTAGCTACTGGGCTAGCAGCTTTCATCCAGAGACGAATGCTGATTGGCCAGTTGTCTCTCGCCAAgcagctggtagccaataaCATGATTAAGCAAACTAAGGCACATGTTAATGAGATGTGTGGGGAGTTAAACACGAATATTCATATTGATGAATTCTGTTATACACACAGCTGAATAGTTTCTGTTATTCTTTTCCCTATAAACATCCCGTTGTGTCCCGTTTCCTTCTCAGCGCGGCAGTCTGTACGGGAACTTGTGGAGttttttgtgctttgttttGGAGAGAACTGTTTGAATTGGTGAAACGGTCTTTCGCAGTGATGTTTGTTGTCAGATGAGACCTTTAGCTGGACGAATGCGCATtctgatgatgtcacatgacGTGTCTTGGTCCAAATCTGCagaaattttgaaaaatcacaAGCTCCTCCGAATATTGCAGAGTTTGCTTGATTTCACGATCTTGGAAACTAACAGAAAATCAAGCAAACTCCGCAATATTCGGACGAACTTGCGATTTTTCTAATTTACCGCAGATTTGGGCCAAATCCCGGAGGGACTGATTTGCGTCACACACTTCTGTTCATATTCATCCATCTTTCCTGCTCTATCAGAAAACATGATCTCACGCTAGTCTGAGCTACAAGCCAGTGTAACGATGAATTATTCATGTACGAAACAAACGCTTTCTCATTTCAAAACACAGCCCACGTCATGAAGTCACACTCAGTTACGCtgcttttctttcattaataattcCTGTGCTGTTATTAATATTCGAGTGGAGCAGAGACTGTGCTGCTGTTGAGCAGAGAGTAACGACGCTGTTTACACCAGTTAGCGCTGACTGTTGAATTTTCTTAAAGTCCACAactctctctatttttcctgTATGTCGTGAGTCGAGACTCCACATCGCTGTTCTGCATTCAGGTTAAAGTTCTGCTTGATTTCATTACTGAAACGTCATTAAACATCGCCGTGACTCTGACCACACGCTTACTGCAGATCATCAAACACTAAATCTCTCCGTTACGCTgctgctcttttctttctggACGCAGGAAATAAGCAGCGTTTGGATATTGTCGTCTTTTCTCTCTAATAAGAGTTGCACAGAGTTCTGCGGGACTGTAGCTGCTggaaacacattcattcacactttCTGGTGCTTTTGGGGTCAGAGGGTCcgaatttaatatttaatgaattttaatgcTATAATTGATTTTAATGCTTATCTCTGTAATCTTTCTCTTATAATGCTTCAgtctttttcattcatttattacatcaatgtacacaatattaaaaaataaaatgaaaacaggaaattGGTAATAGATGGGTCTGTttcttttatgttgttttttaaaaatcttcgTCGAGGTTGACTGTAGATCTTTATGTCATGTCCATGCTGTTAGCATGTTCCTGTGTTATTTAAGTTTATGCTAAGCGCTATGTTCATGGCATCAACCTACAGGTTCTCCCAGGAGTTTAGAGTTGTTTATTTTAGCTGTAGAAGTtacagtttgtgttttgtgttcatttattgtGGCGTTTCACATTCCCCCAGTTACCTTTGTACATTTCTTTGTGCAGAGAATTGATGAAAGGAAGTGTCTGAAACACACCTTTATAAACTGAGGACACGGCGCTGTTACAGTCACCACTTTCCTGAAATCTGCATATTAATGACGTCACACTTTCTCCAGGCGTCTCATGAGCCACTGGAACGTTCCGTGTGGAAACGTGTTACGGTGTTAAGATGGCGACTCAGAGGCAGGATCCATGTGCATGGTGTTATTAACAGACAACATGGAATCATAAGCAGgttacacacacagcaagatCATCAGAAATAACGACACGCTCagaacttacacacacatgttaCAGCAAGGCTTTCACTCAAACTGGACATTTGTTCTGTTTGAATACTTAAACCAGGAAGTGAACAGGAAGTAGTTGTTTGAGGTCACAgtaagtgtgagtgagagtgtgtgtttacggTGAGAAACACGATACTAAAGATGACATATATCATACATTTTCTCTCCAAAACACAGTGACACTCATTTCAGGCTTTTCATTCGGAAGTGTCGACTTTCTCAGATTTCCCTCAGATCACGGCGAGGGTCAGGTGTGGACCGGACCGTGATTAGTTTCCTGCTCTCTCTTCCACTACACCTACTGTTGCCTCTGAACACAGCCAGTGGATCCCAACCAACACGCAGAAGCTGTCAGTGTTCAGAAATGGagattcattctttcattttatcAAGCACTAAATTCCTCTCTGTGTTatttgtgtgattttctcaGGGGCGTCAGTACTGTGCACTGGAAACCCACATGTCCCATGTATattagaaacaggaagtcagaagAAAAGCCTGAGTCTCtttttataaacagtcattttttcACATAACTGCCATTTTATCCTGCTGTAAAGATTCCCTGAGCTACAGACCTCAACCCAGTAACACACGAGCACAAAACCTGCACATCGCACTGACTGCAACTCGTCAGAAACTGAAGCATGAGTCATGGAGTGTGATGTTCAGATCCAGCCTGCGCTCCTGTCTACGGCTCCACCTCAGGAACCAACCGTGCGAACATGAAGATCGCAGAAAGTCAAAAGTTTCCCCCCAAGGAACGCTAAATtagcctttgtgtgtgtgcttttggtGGAAAATGAGATTGGGTTACTgggtcaacacac includes:
- the LOC128317313 gene encoding serine protease FAM111A-like; amino-acid sequence: MSNRYKEEGEKSGPDTDTTKIKTEHHGHTLRFRYQFRKYELTCNAPVTVQDRLQTDFYFKAICKKNQKGGQKELVIQREQLPRAAVTPHFPCCLLSDNELLDIKFIISDGNSGRVKTQNHSVLSTENFVSFYIKTKGEKNIRMLMKNKELKTIVDYVCVYAVKGEAVRAALKRDGRFNTVLFKKGALKEEKTESIMHLSNLVDHLDGKQFQVIVSPHPSGSQEPSQESSQEMSHESGETVKDEKSEVSEPPQEKKNNKDSTSAQEKETETPEKEKKSRKYPDLKEIPNTQEILSLLRAQHGELLKTLKERENLKNNVEVKRFFRKEYDKSAQSFSEVKRVKQLMELSDSVCQIRNNGFGSGTGFLLFDRYVLTNAHVVGGLVPCTPPLKHSLTAVFDFEGLQSEVKVIPVKENVVAFLNGKDDMGNYLDFALLELSTDGKSDLPELVRRYSPPRDRGGVCIIGHPEGGVKRMDPCFIIAKDDIKQEAKRYSEKNQNLNVFRVITEQCLVEDKEKRKSQIMYHSCFFHGSSGSPVFDEYCNLIGVHTGGYFYEGQRGETRSVMEYGLPMFPILVQIFIQCSKKERADVLQYFESQNNMEDILQVAKEQLQRSSQPMDIP